The Acinonyx jubatus isolate Ajub_Pintada_27869175 chromosome D1, VMU_Ajub_asm_v1.0, whole genome shotgun sequence genome includes a window with the following:
- the RASGRP2 gene encoding RAS guanyl-releasing protein 2 isoform X3 → MAGTLDLDKGCTVEELLRGCIEAFDDSGKVRDPQLVRMFLMMHPWYIPSSQLAAKLLHIYQQSRKDNSNSLQVKTCHLVRYWISAFPAEFDLNPELAEQIKELKALLDQEGNRRHSSLIDIESVPTYKWKRQVTQRNPVGQKKRKMSLLFDHLEPMELAEHLTYLEYRSFCKILFQDYHSFVTHGCTVDNPVLERFISLFNSVSQWVQLMILSKPTAPQRALVITHFVHVAEKLLQLQNFNTLMAVVGGLSHSSISRLKETHSHVSPETVKLWEGLTELVTATGNYGNYRRRLAACVGFRFPILGVHLKDLVALQLALPDWLDPARTRLNGAKMKQLFSILEELAMVTSLRPPVQANPDLLSLLTVSLDQYQTEDELYQLSLQREPRSKSSPTSPTSCTPPPRPPVLDEWTSAAKPRLDQALLVEHIEKMVESVFRNFDVDGDGHISQEEFQIIRGNFPYLSAFGDLDQNQDGCISREEMVSYFLRSSSVLGGRMGFVHNFHESNSLRPVACRHCKALILGIYKQGLKCRACGVNCHKQCRDRLSVECRRRAQSVSLEGPASSPSPTHTHHRAFSFSLPRPGRRGSRPPEIREEEVQAVEDGVFDIHL, encoded by the exons ATGGCGGGCACCCTAGACCTGGACAAGGGCTGCACGGTGGAGGAGCTGCTCCGCGGCTGCATCGAAGCCTTCG ATGACTCCGGGAAGGTGCGAGACCCGCAGCTGGTGCGCATGTTCCTCATGATGCACCCTTGGTACATCCCTTCTTCGCAGCTGGCGGCAAAACTGCTCCACAT CTACCAACAATCCCGGAAGGACAACTCCAATTCGCTGCAGGTGAAAACATGCCACCTGGTCAG GTACTGGATCTCGGCATTCCCAGCAGAGTTTGACTTGAACCCTGAGCTCGCTGAGCAGATCAAGGAGCTGAAGGCTCTGTTAGACCAAGAAGGGAACCGGCGGCACAGCAGCCTCATTGACATCGAGAGTGT ccccacctacAAGTGGAAGCGGCAGGTGACCCAGCGGAACCCCGTAGGACAGAAAAAGCGAAAGATGTCCCTGTTGTTCGACCACCTGGAGCCCATGGAGCTGGCGGAACATCTCACCTACTTGGAGTATCGCTCCTTCTGCAAGATCCTG ttCCAGGACTATCACAGTTTTGTGACTCACGGCTGCACCGTGGACAACCCCGTCCTGGAGCGATTCATCTCCCTCTTCAACAGTGTGTCGCAGTGGGTGCAACTCATGATCCTCAGCAAGCCCACAGCCCCTCAGCGGGCCCTGGTCATCACACACTTCGTCCACGTGGCAGAG AAGCTCCTGCAGCTGCAGAACTTCAACACGCTAATGGCAGTGGTCGGAGGCCTGAGCCACAGTTCCATCTCGCGCCTCAAGGAGACCCACAGTCATGTTAGCCCCGAGACGGTCAAG CTCTGGGAAGGTCTCACAGAACTGGTGACAGCCACAGGGAACTATGGCAACTATCGACGCCGGCTGGCAGCCTGCGTGGGCTTCCGCTTTCCCATCCTGGGCGTGCACCTCAAGGACCTGGTGGCCCTGCAGCTGGCACTGCCTGACTGGCTGGACCCCGCCCGGACCCGACTTAATGGGGCCAAGATGAAACAGCTCTTCAGCATCCTGGAGGAGCTGGCCATGGTGACCAGCCTTCGGCCACCAGTGCAGGCCAACCCAGATCTGCTGAGCCTACTCACG GTATCTCTGGATCAGTATCAGACGGAGGATGAACTCTACCAGCTGTCCCTGCAGCGGGAGCCGCGCTCGAAGTCCTCG CCAACCAGCCCCACAAGCTGCACCCCACCTCCCCGGCCCCCAGTGCTGGATGAGTGGACCTCAGCCGCCAAACCCAGGCTGGATCAAGCACTCCTAGTGGAACACATCGAGAAGATGGTGGAG TCTGTGTTCCGGAACTTTGACGTCGATGGGGACGGCCACATCTCACAGGAAGAGTTCCAGATCATCCGTGGGAACTTCCCTTACCTCAGCGCCTTTGGGGACCTCGACCAGAACCA gGATGGCTGCATCAGCAGGGAGGAAATGGTGTCCTACTTCCTGCGCTCCAGCTCGGTGCTGGGCGGCCGCATGGGCTTCGTGCACAACTTCCACGAGAGCAACTCCTTGCGCCCCGTTGCCTGCCGCCACTGCAAGGCCCTG ATCCTGGGCATCTACAAGCAGGGCCTCAAATGCCGAG CCTGCGGTGTGAACTGCCACAAGCAATGTAGAGACCGTCTGTCCGTTGAGTGCCGGCGCCGGGCCCAGAGCGTGAGTCTGGAGGGGCCTGCGTCCTCGCCCTCGCCCACACACACCCATCACCGAGCCTTCAGCTTCTCCCTGCCCCGCCCAGGTAGGCGAGGCTCCCGGCCTCCAG AGATCAGAGAGGAGGAGGTGCAGGCCGTGGAGGATGGCGTGTTTGACATCCACTTGTAA
- the RASGRP2 gene encoding RAS guanyl-releasing protein 2 isoform X2, whose protein sequence is MRSVICLPGGSAGTVYLWPGSCFRLVGGGLSDDSGKVRDPQLVRMFLMMHPWYIPSSQLAAKLLHIYQQSRKDNSNSLQVKTCHLVRYWISAFPAEFDLNPELAEQIKELKALLDQEGNRRHSSLIDIESVPTYKWKRQVTQRNPVGQKKRKMSLLFDHLEPMELAEHLTYLEYRSFCKILFQDYHSFVTHGCTVDNPVLERFISLFNSVSQWVQLMILSKPTAPQRALVITHFVHVAEKLLQLQNFNTLMAVVGGLSHSSISRLKETHSHVSPETVKLWEGLTELVTATGNYGNYRRRLAACVGFRFPILGVHLKDLVALQLALPDWLDPARTRLNGAKMKQLFSILEELAMVTSLRPPVQANPDLLSLLTVSLDQYQTEDELYQLSLQREPRSKSSPTSPTSCTPPPRPPVLDEWTSAAKPRLDQALLVEHIEKMVESVFRNFDVDGDGHISQEEFQIIRGNFPYLSAFGDLDQNQDGCISREEMVSYFLRSSSVLGGRMGFVHNFHESNSLRPVACRHCKALILGIYKQGLKCRACGVNCHKQCRDRLSVECRRRAQSVSLEGPASSPSPTHTHHRAFSFSLPRPGRRGSRPPEIREEEVQAVEDGVFDIHL, encoded by the exons ATGCGGAGCGTTATCTGTCTCCCCGGAGGATCCGCAGGAACTGTCTATCTCTGGCCTGGGAGCTGTTTCCGGCTGGTGGGGGGCGGCTTATCTG ATGACTCCGGGAAGGTGCGAGACCCGCAGCTGGTGCGCATGTTCCTCATGATGCACCCTTGGTACATCCCTTCTTCGCAGCTGGCGGCAAAACTGCTCCACAT CTACCAACAATCCCGGAAGGACAACTCCAATTCGCTGCAGGTGAAAACATGCCACCTGGTCAG GTACTGGATCTCGGCATTCCCAGCAGAGTTTGACTTGAACCCTGAGCTCGCTGAGCAGATCAAGGAGCTGAAGGCTCTGTTAGACCAAGAAGGGAACCGGCGGCACAGCAGCCTCATTGACATCGAGAGTGT ccccacctacAAGTGGAAGCGGCAGGTGACCCAGCGGAACCCCGTAGGACAGAAAAAGCGAAAGATGTCCCTGTTGTTCGACCACCTGGAGCCCATGGAGCTGGCGGAACATCTCACCTACTTGGAGTATCGCTCCTTCTGCAAGATCCTG ttCCAGGACTATCACAGTTTTGTGACTCACGGCTGCACCGTGGACAACCCCGTCCTGGAGCGATTCATCTCCCTCTTCAACAGTGTGTCGCAGTGGGTGCAACTCATGATCCTCAGCAAGCCCACAGCCCCTCAGCGGGCCCTGGTCATCACACACTTCGTCCACGTGGCAGAG AAGCTCCTGCAGCTGCAGAACTTCAACACGCTAATGGCAGTGGTCGGAGGCCTGAGCCACAGTTCCATCTCGCGCCTCAAGGAGACCCACAGTCATGTTAGCCCCGAGACGGTCAAG CTCTGGGAAGGTCTCACAGAACTGGTGACAGCCACAGGGAACTATGGCAACTATCGACGCCGGCTGGCAGCCTGCGTGGGCTTCCGCTTTCCCATCCTGGGCGTGCACCTCAAGGACCTGGTGGCCCTGCAGCTGGCACTGCCTGACTGGCTGGACCCCGCCCGGACCCGACTTAATGGGGCCAAGATGAAACAGCTCTTCAGCATCCTGGAGGAGCTGGCCATGGTGACCAGCCTTCGGCCACCAGTGCAGGCCAACCCAGATCTGCTGAGCCTACTCACG GTATCTCTGGATCAGTATCAGACGGAGGATGAACTCTACCAGCTGTCCCTGCAGCGGGAGCCGCGCTCGAAGTCCTCG CCAACCAGCCCCACAAGCTGCACCCCACCTCCCCGGCCCCCAGTGCTGGATGAGTGGACCTCAGCCGCCAAACCCAGGCTGGATCAAGCACTCCTAGTGGAACACATCGAGAAGATGGTGGAG TCTGTGTTCCGGAACTTTGACGTCGATGGGGACGGCCACATCTCACAGGAAGAGTTCCAGATCATCCGTGGGAACTTCCCTTACCTCAGCGCCTTTGGGGACCTCGACCAGAACCA gGATGGCTGCATCAGCAGGGAGGAAATGGTGTCCTACTTCCTGCGCTCCAGCTCGGTGCTGGGCGGCCGCATGGGCTTCGTGCACAACTTCCACGAGAGCAACTCCTTGCGCCCCGTTGCCTGCCGCCACTGCAAGGCCCTG ATCCTGGGCATCTACAAGCAGGGCCTCAAATGCCGAG CCTGCGGTGTGAACTGCCACAAGCAATGTAGAGACCGTCTGTCCGTTGAGTGCCGGCGCCGGGCCCAGAGCGTGAGTCTGGAGGGGCCTGCGTCCTCGCCCTCGCCCACACACACCCATCACCGAGCCTTCAGCTTCTCCCTGCCCCGCCCAGGTAGGCGAGGCTCCCGGCCTCCAG AGATCAGAGAGGAGGAGGTGCAGGCCGTGGAGGATGGCGTGTTTGACATCCACTTGTAA
- the RASGRP2 gene encoding RAS guanyl-releasing protein 2 isoform X1, translated as MFPFPDDSGKVRDPQLVRMFLMMHPWYIPSSQLAAKLLHIYQQSRKDNSNSLQVKTCHLVRYWISAFPAEFDLNPELAEQIKELKALLDQEGNRRHSSLIDIESVPTYKWKRQVTQRNPVGQKKRKMSLLFDHLEPMELAEHLTYLEYRSFCKILFQDYHSFVTHGCTVDNPVLERFISLFNSVSQWVQLMILSKPTAPQRALVITHFVHVAEKLLQLQNFNTLMAVVGGLSHSSISRLKETHSHVSPETVKLWEGLTELVTATGNYGNYRRRLAACVGFRFPILGVHLKDLVALQLALPDWLDPARTRLNGAKMKQLFSILEELAMVTSLRPPVQANPDLLSLLTVSLDQYQTEDELYQLSLQREPRSKSSPTSPTSCTPPPRPPVLDEWTSAAKPRLDQALLVEHIEKMVESVFRNFDVDGDGHISQEEFQIIRGNFPYLSAFGDLDQNQDGCISREEMVSYFLRSSSVLGGRMGFVHNFHESNSLRPVACRHCKALILGIYKQGLKCRACGVNCHKQCRDRLSVECRRRAQSVSLEGPASSPSPTHTHHRAFSFSLPRPGRRGSRPPEIREEEVQAVEDGVFDIHL; from the exons ATGTTTCCCTTCCCTG ATGACTCCGGGAAGGTGCGAGACCCGCAGCTGGTGCGCATGTTCCTCATGATGCACCCTTGGTACATCCCTTCTTCGCAGCTGGCGGCAAAACTGCTCCACAT CTACCAACAATCCCGGAAGGACAACTCCAATTCGCTGCAGGTGAAAACATGCCACCTGGTCAG GTACTGGATCTCGGCATTCCCAGCAGAGTTTGACTTGAACCCTGAGCTCGCTGAGCAGATCAAGGAGCTGAAGGCTCTGTTAGACCAAGAAGGGAACCGGCGGCACAGCAGCCTCATTGACATCGAGAGTGT ccccacctacAAGTGGAAGCGGCAGGTGACCCAGCGGAACCCCGTAGGACAGAAAAAGCGAAAGATGTCCCTGTTGTTCGACCACCTGGAGCCCATGGAGCTGGCGGAACATCTCACCTACTTGGAGTATCGCTCCTTCTGCAAGATCCTG ttCCAGGACTATCACAGTTTTGTGACTCACGGCTGCACCGTGGACAACCCCGTCCTGGAGCGATTCATCTCCCTCTTCAACAGTGTGTCGCAGTGGGTGCAACTCATGATCCTCAGCAAGCCCACAGCCCCTCAGCGGGCCCTGGTCATCACACACTTCGTCCACGTGGCAGAG AAGCTCCTGCAGCTGCAGAACTTCAACACGCTAATGGCAGTGGTCGGAGGCCTGAGCCACAGTTCCATCTCGCGCCTCAAGGAGACCCACAGTCATGTTAGCCCCGAGACGGTCAAG CTCTGGGAAGGTCTCACAGAACTGGTGACAGCCACAGGGAACTATGGCAACTATCGACGCCGGCTGGCAGCCTGCGTGGGCTTCCGCTTTCCCATCCTGGGCGTGCACCTCAAGGACCTGGTGGCCCTGCAGCTGGCACTGCCTGACTGGCTGGACCCCGCCCGGACCCGACTTAATGGGGCCAAGATGAAACAGCTCTTCAGCATCCTGGAGGAGCTGGCCATGGTGACCAGCCTTCGGCCACCAGTGCAGGCCAACCCAGATCTGCTGAGCCTACTCACG GTATCTCTGGATCAGTATCAGACGGAGGATGAACTCTACCAGCTGTCCCTGCAGCGGGAGCCGCGCTCGAAGTCCTCG CCAACCAGCCCCACAAGCTGCACCCCACCTCCCCGGCCCCCAGTGCTGGATGAGTGGACCTCAGCCGCCAAACCCAGGCTGGATCAAGCACTCCTAGTGGAACACATCGAGAAGATGGTGGAG TCTGTGTTCCGGAACTTTGACGTCGATGGGGACGGCCACATCTCACAGGAAGAGTTCCAGATCATCCGTGGGAACTTCCCTTACCTCAGCGCCTTTGGGGACCTCGACCAGAACCA gGATGGCTGCATCAGCAGGGAGGAAATGGTGTCCTACTTCCTGCGCTCCAGCTCGGTGCTGGGCGGCCGCATGGGCTTCGTGCACAACTTCCACGAGAGCAACTCCTTGCGCCCCGTTGCCTGCCGCCACTGCAAGGCCCTG ATCCTGGGCATCTACAAGCAGGGCCTCAAATGCCGAG CCTGCGGTGTGAACTGCCACAAGCAATGTAGAGACCGTCTGTCCGTTGAGTGCCGGCGCCGGGCCCAGAGCGTGAGTCTGGAGGGGCCTGCGTCCTCGCCCTCGCCCACACACACCCATCACCGAGCCTTCAGCTTCTCCCTGCCCCGCCCAGGTAGGCGAGGCTCCCGGCCTCCAG AGATCAGAGAGGAGGAGGTGCAGGCCGTGGAGGATGGCGTGTTTGACATCCACTTGTAA
- the RASGRP2 gene encoding RAS guanyl-releasing protein 2 isoform X4, with the protein MFLMMHPWYIPSSQLAAKLLHIYQQSRKDNSNSLQVKTCHLVRYWISAFPAEFDLNPELAEQIKELKALLDQEGNRRHSSLIDIESVPTYKWKRQVTQRNPVGQKKRKMSLLFDHLEPMELAEHLTYLEYRSFCKILFQDYHSFVTHGCTVDNPVLERFISLFNSVSQWVQLMILSKPTAPQRALVITHFVHVAEKLLQLQNFNTLMAVVGGLSHSSISRLKETHSHVSPETVKLWEGLTELVTATGNYGNYRRRLAACVGFRFPILGVHLKDLVALQLALPDWLDPARTRLNGAKMKQLFSILEELAMVTSLRPPVQANPDLLSLLTVSLDQYQTEDELYQLSLQREPRSKSSPTSPTSCTPPPRPPVLDEWTSAAKPRLDQALLVEHIEKMVESVFRNFDVDGDGHISQEEFQIIRGNFPYLSAFGDLDQNQDGCISREEMVSYFLRSSSVLGGRMGFVHNFHESNSLRPVACRHCKALILGIYKQGLKCRACGVNCHKQCRDRLSVECRRRAQSVSLEGPASSPSPTHTHHRAFSFSLPRPGRRGSRPPEIREEEVQAVEDGVFDIHL; encoded by the exons ATGTTCCTCATGATGCACCCTTGGTACATCCCTTCTTCGCAGCTGGCGGCAAAACTGCTCCACAT CTACCAACAATCCCGGAAGGACAACTCCAATTCGCTGCAGGTGAAAACATGCCACCTGGTCAG GTACTGGATCTCGGCATTCCCAGCAGAGTTTGACTTGAACCCTGAGCTCGCTGAGCAGATCAAGGAGCTGAAGGCTCTGTTAGACCAAGAAGGGAACCGGCGGCACAGCAGCCTCATTGACATCGAGAGTGT ccccacctacAAGTGGAAGCGGCAGGTGACCCAGCGGAACCCCGTAGGACAGAAAAAGCGAAAGATGTCCCTGTTGTTCGACCACCTGGAGCCCATGGAGCTGGCGGAACATCTCACCTACTTGGAGTATCGCTCCTTCTGCAAGATCCTG ttCCAGGACTATCACAGTTTTGTGACTCACGGCTGCACCGTGGACAACCCCGTCCTGGAGCGATTCATCTCCCTCTTCAACAGTGTGTCGCAGTGGGTGCAACTCATGATCCTCAGCAAGCCCACAGCCCCTCAGCGGGCCCTGGTCATCACACACTTCGTCCACGTGGCAGAG AAGCTCCTGCAGCTGCAGAACTTCAACACGCTAATGGCAGTGGTCGGAGGCCTGAGCCACAGTTCCATCTCGCGCCTCAAGGAGACCCACAGTCATGTTAGCCCCGAGACGGTCAAG CTCTGGGAAGGTCTCACAGAACTGGTGACAGCCACAGGGAACTATGGCAACTATCGACGCCGGCTGGCAGCCTGCGTGGGCTTCCGCTTTCCCATCCTGGGCGTGCACCTCAAGGACCTGGTGGCCCTGCAGCTGGCACTGCCTGACTGGCTGGACCCCGCCCGGACCCGACTTAATGGGGCCAAGATGAAACAGCTCTTCAGCATCCTGGAGGAGCTGGCCATGGTGACCAGCCTTCGGCCACCAGTGCAGGCCAACCCAGATCTGCTGAGCCTACTCACG GTATCTCTGGATCAGTATCAGACGGAGGATGAACTCTACCAGCTGTCCCTGCAGCGGGAGCCGCGCTCGAAGTCCTCG CCAACCAGCCCCACAAGCTGCACCCCACCTCCCCGGCCCCCAGTGCTGGATGAGTGGACCTCAGCCGCCAAACCCAGGCTGGATCAAGCACTCCTAGTGGAACACATCGAGAAGATGGTGGAG TCTGTGTTCCGGAACTTTGACGTCGATGGGGACGGCCACATCTCACAGGAAGAGTTCCAGATCATCCGTGGGAACTTCCCTTACCTCAGCGCCTTTGGGGACCTCGACCAGAACCA gGATGGCTGCATCAGCAGGGAGGAAATGGTGTCCTACTTCCTGCGCTCCAGCTCGGTGCTGGGCGGCCGCATGGGCTTCGTGCACAACTTCCACGAGAGCAACTCCTTGCGCCCCGTTGCCTGCCGCCACTGCAAGGCCCTG ATCCTGGGCATCTACAAGCAGGGCCTCAAATGCCGAG CCTGCGGTGTGAACTGCCACAAGCAATGTAGAGACCGTCTGTCCGTTGAGTGCCGGCGCCGGGCCCAGAGCGTGAGTCTGGAGGGGCCTGCGTCCTCGCCCTCGCCCACACACACCCATCACCGAGCCTTCAGCTTCTCCCTGCCCCGCCCAGGTAGGCGAGGCTCCCGGCCTCCAG AGATCAGAGAGGAGGAGGTGCAGGCCGTGGAGGATGGCGTGTTTGACATCCACTTGTAA